In a single window of the Pongo abelii isolate AG06213 chromosome 1, NHGRI_mPonAbe1-v2.0_pri, whole genome shotgun sequence genome:
- the CLCNKA gene encoding chloride channel protein ClC-Ka isoform X5 yields the protein MEELVGLREGSSGDPVTLQELWGPCPRIRRGIRGGLEWLKQKLFRLGEDWYFLMTLGVLMALISYAMNFAIGRVVRAHQWLYGEIGDSHLLRYLSWTVYPVALVSFSSGFSQSITPSSGGSGIPELKTMLAGVILEDYLDIKNFGAKVVGLSCTLATGSTLFLGKVGPFVHLSVMIAAYLGRVRTTTIGEPENKSKQNEMLVAAAAVGVATVFGAPFSGVLFSIEVMSSHFSVWDYWRGFFAATCGAFMFRLLAVFNSEQETITSLYKTSFRVDVPFDLPEIFFFVALGGICGVLSCAYLFCQRTFLSFIKTNRFSSKLLATSKPVYSALATLLLASITYPPGVGHFLASRLSMKQHLDSLFDNHSWALMTQNSSPPWPEELDTQHLWWEWYHPRFTIFGTLAFFLVMKFWMLILATTIPMPAGYFMPIFILGAAIGRLLGEALAVAFPEGIVAGGVTNPIMPGGYALAGAAAFSGAVTHTISTALLAFEMTGQIVHALPVLMAVLAANAIAQSCQPSIYDGTIIVKKLPYLPRILGRNIG from the exons ATGGAGGAGTTGGTGGGGCTGCGTGAGGGCTCCTCAGGGGACCCTGTGACTCTGCAGGAGCTGTGGGGCCCGTGTCCCCGCATCCGCCGAGGCATCCGAG GTGGCCTGGAGTGGCTGAAGCAGAAGCTGTTCCGCCTGGGCGAGGACTGGTACTTCTTGATGACCCTCGGGGTGCTCATGGCCCTGATCAGCTATGCCATGAACTTTGCCATCGGGCGTGTGGTCCGAG CGCACCAGTGGCTGTACGGGGAGATTGGGGACAGCCACCTGCTCCGGTATCTCTCCTGGACTGTGTACCCTGTGGCCCTCGTCTCTTTCTCCTCAGGCTTCTCCCAGAGCATCACGCCCTCCTCTGGAG GTTCTGGAATCCCGGAGCTGAAGACCATGTTGGCGGGTGTGATCTTGGAGGACTACCTGGATATCAAGAACTTTGGGGCCAAGGTGGTGGGCCTCTCCTGCACCCTGGCCACCGGCAGCACCCTGTTCCTGGGCAAAGTG GGCCCTTTCGTGCACCTGTCTGTGATGATCGCTGCCTACCTGGGCCGTGTGCGCACCACGACCATAGGGGAGCCTGAG AACAAGAGCAAGCAAAACGAAATGCTGGTGGCAGCTGCGGCAGTGGGCGTGGCCACAGTCTTTGGAGCTCCCTTCAGCG GTGTCCTGTTCAGCATCGAGGTCATGTCTTCCCACTTCTCTGTCTGGGATTACTGGAGGGGCTTCTTTGCGGCCACCTGCGGGGCCTTCATGTTCCGGCTCCTGGCGGTCTTCAACAGTGAGCAGG AGACCATCACCTCCCTCTACAAGACCAGTTTCCGGGTGGACGTTCCCTTTGACCTGCCTGAGATCTTCTTTTTTGTGGCGCTGGG TGGCATCTGCGGCGTCCTGAGCTGCGCTTACCTCTTCTGTCAGCGAACCTTCCTCAGCTTCATCAAGACCAATCGGTTCAGCTCCAAACTGCTGGCCACCAG CAAGCCTGTGTACTCTGCTCTGGCCACCTTGCTTCTTGCCTCCATCACCTACCCGCCTGGTGTGGGCCACTTCCTAGCTTCTCGG CTGTCCATGAAGCAGCATCTGGACTCGCTGTTCGACAACCACTCCTGGGCGCTGATGACCCAGAACTCCAGCCCACCCTGGCCCGAGGAGCTCGACACCCAGCACCTGTGGTGGGAATGGTACCACCCGCGGTTCACCATCTTTGGGACCCTTGCCTTCTTCCTGGTTATGAAG TTCTGGATGCTGATTCTGGCCACCACCATCCCCATGCCTGCCGGCTACTTCATGCCCATCTTCATCCTTG GAGCTGCCATCGGGCGCCTCTTGGGAGAGGCTCTTGCTGTCGCTTTCCCTGAGGGCATCGTGGCTGGAGGGGTTACCAATCCCATCATGCCCGGGGGGTATGCTCTGGCAG GGGCTGCAGCCTTCTCAGGGGCTGTGACCCACACCATCTCCACGGCACTGCTGGCCTTCGAGATGACCGGCCAGATAGTGCATGCACTGCCCGTGCTGATGGCGGTGCTGGCAGCCAACGCCATTGCACAGAGCTGCCAGCCCTCCATCTACGATGGCACCATCATTGTCAAGAAGCTGCCATACCTGCCACGGATTCTGGGCCGCAACATCGG GTGA
- the CLCNKA gene encoding chloride channel protein ClC-Ka isoform X1 — translation MEELVGLREGSSGDPVTLQELWGPCPRIRRGIRGGLEWLKQKLFRLGEDWYFLMTLGVLMALISYAMNFAIGRVVRAHQWLYGEIGDSHLLRYLSWTVYPVALVSFSSGFSQSITPSSGGSGIPELKTMLAGVILEDYLDIKNFGAKVVGLSCTLATGSTLFLGKVGPFVHLSVMIAAYLGRVRTTTIGEPENKSKQNEMLVAAAAVGVATVFGAPFSGVLFSIEVMSSHFSVWDYWRGFFAATCGAFMFRLLAVFNSEQETITSLYKTSFRVDVPFDLPEIFFFVALGGICGVLSCAYLFCQRTFLSFIKTNRFSSKLLATSKPVYSALATLLLASITYPPGVGHFLASRLSMKQHLDSLFDNHSWALMTQNSSPPWPEELDTQHLWWEWYHPRFTIFGTLAFFLVMKFWMLILATTIPMPAGYFMPIFILGAAIGRLLGEALAVAFPEGIVAGGVTNPIMPGGYALAGAAAFSGAVTHTISTALLAFEMTGQIVHALPVLMAVLAANAIAQSCQPSIYDGTIIVKKLPYLPRILGRNIGSHHVRVEHFMNDSITTLAKDTPLEEVVKVVTSTDVAEYPLVESTESQILVGIMQRAQLVQAIQAEPPSGAPGHQQCLQDILAAGCPTKPVTLTLFSETTLHQAHNLFKLLNLQSLFVTSRGRAVGCVSWVEMKKAISNLTNPPAPK, via the exons ATGGAGGAGTTGGTGGGGCTGCGTGAGGGCTCCTCAGGGGACCCTGTGACTCTGCAGGAGCTGTGGGGCCCGTGTCCCCGCATCCGCCGAGGCATCCGAG GTGGCCTGGAGTGGCTGAAGCAGAAGCTGTTCCGCCTGGGCGAGGACTGGTACTTCTTGATGACCCTCGGGGTGCTCATGGCCCTGATCAGCTATGCCATGAACTTTGCCATCGGGCGTGTGGTCCGAG CGCACCAGTGGCTGTACGGGGAGATTGGGGACAGCCACCTGCTCCGGTATCTCTCCTGGACTGTGTACCCTGTGGCCCTCGTCTCTTTCTCCTCAGGCTTCTCCCAGAGCATCACGCCCTCCTCTGGAG GTTCTGGAATCCCGGAGCTGAAGACCATGTTGGCGGGTGTGATCTTGGAGGACTACCTGGATATCAAGAACTTTGGGGCCAAGGTGGTGGGCCTCTCCTGCACCCTGGCCACCGGCAGCACCCTGTTCCTGGGCAAAGTG GGCCCTTTCGTGCACCTGTCTGTGATGATCGCTGCCTACCTGGGCCGTGTGCGCACCACGACCATAGGGGAGCCTGAG AACAAGAGCAAGCAAAACGAAATGCTGGTGGCAGCTGCGGCAGTGGGCGTGGCCACAGTCTTTGGAGCTCCCTTCAGCG GTGTCCTGTTCAGCATCGAGGTCATGTCTTCCCACTTCTCTGTCTGGGATTACTGGAGGGGCTTCTTTGCGGCCACCTGCGGGGCCTTCATGTTCCGGCTCCTGGCGGTCTTCAACAGTGAGCAGG AGACCATCACCTCCCTCTACAAGACCAGTTTCCGGGTGGACGTTCCCTTTGACCTGCCTGAGATCTTCTTTTTTGTGGCGCTGGG TGGCATCTGCGGCGTCCTGAGCTGCGCTTACCTCTTCTGTCAGCGAACCTTCCTCAGCTTCATCAAGACCAATCGGTTCAGCTCCAAACTGCTGGCCACCAG CAAGCCTGTGTACTCTGCTCTGGCCACCTTGCTTCTTGCCTCCATCACCTACCCGCCTGGTGTGGGCCACTTCCTAGCTTCTCGG CTGTCCATGAAGCAGCATCTGGACTCGCTGTTCGACAACCACTCCTGGGCGCTGATGACCCAGAACTCCAGCCCACCCTGGCCCGAGGAGCTCGACACCCAGCACCTGTGGTGGGAATGGTACCACCCGCGGTTCACCATCTTTGGGACCCTTGCCTTCTTCCTGGTTATGAAG TTCTGGATGCTGATTCTGGCCACCACCATCCCCATGCCTGCCGGCTACTTCATGCCCATCTTCATCCTTG GAGCTGCCATCGGGCGCCTCTTGGGAGAGGCTCTTGCTGTCGCTTTCCCTGAGGGCATCGTGGCTGGAGGGGTTACCAATCCCATCATGCCCGGGGGGTATGCTCTGGCAG GGGCTGCAGCCTTCTCAGGGGCTGTGACCCACACCATCTCCACGGCACTGCTGGCCTTCGAGATGACCGGCCAGATAGTGCATGCACTGCCCGTGCTGATGGCGGTGCTGGCAGCCAACGCCATTGCACAGAGCTGCCAGCCCTCCATCTACGATGGCACCATCATTGTCAAGAAGCTGCCATACCTGCCACGGATTCTGGGCCGCAACATCGG CTCCCACCATGTGAGGGTGGAGCACTTCATGAACGACAGCATCACCACACTGGCCAAGGACACGCCGCTGGAGGAGGTGGTCAAGGTTGTGACCTCCACAGACGTGGCCGAGTATCCCCTGGTGGAGAGCACAG AGTCCCAGATCCTGGTGGGCATCATGCAGAGGGCCCAGCTGGTACAGGCCATCCAGGCTGAGCCTCCTTCCGGGGCTCCTGGACACCAG cagtgTCTCCAGGACATCTTGGCTGCGGGCTGCCCCACAAAACCAGTGACCCTGACACTATTCTCAGAGACCACCTTGCACCAG GCACACAACCTCTTTAAGCTGTTGAACCTTCAGTCCCTCTTCGTGACGTCGCGGGGCAGAGCTGTGGGCTGCGTGTCCTGGGTGGAG ATGAAGAAAGCAATTTCCAACTTGACAAATCCGCCAGCCCCAAAGTGA
- the CLCNKA gene encoding chloride channel protein ClC-Ka isoform X4 yields the protein MEELVGLREGSSGDPVTLQELWGPCPRIRRGIRGGLEWLKQKLFRLGEDWYFLMTLGVLMALISYAMNFAIGRVVRAHQWLYGEIGDSHLLRYLSWTVYPVALVSFSSGFSQSITPSSGGSGIPELKTMLAGVILEDYLDIKNFGAKVVGLSCTLATGSTLFLGKVGPFVHLSVMIAAYLGRVRTTTIGEPENKSKQNEMLVAAAAVGVATVFGAPFSGVLFSIEVMSSHFSVWDYWRGFFAATCGAFMFRLLAVFNSEQETITSLYKTSFRVDVPFDLPEIFFFVALGGICGVLSCAYLFCQRTFLSFIKTNRFSSKLLATSKPVYSALATLLLASITYPPGVGHFLASRLSMKQHLDSLFDNHSWALMTQNSSPPWPEELDTQHLWWEWYHPRFTIFGTLAFFLVMKFWMLILATTIPMPAGYFMPIFILGAAIGRLLGEALAVAFPEGIVAGGVTNPIMPGGYALAGAAAFSGAVTHTISTALLAFEMTGQIVHALPVLMAVLAANAIAQSCQPSIYDGTIIVKKLPYLPRILGRNIGSHHVRVEHFMNDSITTLAKDTPLEEVVKSPRSWWASCRGPSWYRPSRLSLLPGLLDTSVSRTSWLRAAPQNQ from the exons ATGGAGGAGTTGGTGGGGCTGCGTGAGGGCTCCTCAGGGGACCCTGTGACTCTGCAGGAGCTGTGGGGCCCGTGTCCCCGCATCCGCCGAGGCATCCGAG GTGGCCTGGAGTGGCTGAAGCAGAAGCTGTTCCGCCTGGGCGAGGACTGGTACTTCTTGATGACCCTCGGGGTGCTCATGGCCCTGATCAGCTATGCCATGAACTTTGCCATCGGGCGTGTGGTCCGAG CGCACCAGTGGCTGTACGGGGAGATTGGGGACAGCCACCTGCTCCGGTATCTCTCCTGGACTGTGTACCCTGTGGCCCTCGTCTCTTTCTCCTCAGGCTTCTCCCAGAGCATCACGCCCTCCTCTGGAG GTTCTGGAATCCCGGAGCTGAAGACCATGTTGGCGGGTGTGATCTTGGAGGACTACCTGGATATCAAGAACTTTGGGGCCAAGGTGGTGGGCCTCTCCTGCACCCTGGCCACCGGCAGCACCCTGTTCCTGGGCAAAGTG GGCCCTTTCGTGCACCTGTCTGTGATGATCGCTGCCTACCTGGGCCGTGTGCGCACCACGACCATAGGGGAGCCTGAG AACAAGAGCAAGCAAAACGAAATGCTGGTGGCAGCTGCGGCAGTGGGCGTGGCCACAGTCTTTGGAGCTCCCTTCAGCG GTGTCCTGTTCAGCATCGAGGTCATGTCTTCCCACTTCTCTGTCTGGGATTACTGGAGGGGCTTCTTTGCGGCCACCTGCGGGGCCTTCATGTTCCGGCTCCTGGCGGTCTTCAACAGTGAGCAGG AGACCATCACCTCCCTCTACAAGACCAGTTTCCGGGTGGACGTTCCCTTTGACCTGCCTGAGATCTTCTTTTTTGTGGCGCTGGG TGGCATCTGCGGCGTCCTGAGCTGCGCTTACCTCTTCTGTCAGCGAACCTTCCTCAGCTTCATCAAGACCAATCGGTTCAGCTCCAAACTGCTGGCCACCAG CAAGCCTGTGTACTCTGCTCTGGCCACCTTGCTTCTTGCCTCCATCACCTACCCGCCTGGTGTGGGCCACTTCCTAGCTTCTCGG CTGTCCATGAAGCAGCATCTGGACTCGCTGTTCGACAACCACTCCTGGGCGCTGATGACCCAGAACTCCAGCCCACCCTGGCCCGAGGAGCTCGACACCCAGCACCTGTGGTGGGAATGGTACCACCCGCGGTTCACCATCTTTGGGACCCTTGCCTTCTTCCTGGTTATGAAG TTCTGGATGCTGATTCTGGCCACCACCATCCCCATGCCTGCCGGCTACTTCATGCCCATCTTCATCCTTG GAGCTGCCATCGGGCGCCTCTTGGGAGAGGCTCTTGCTGTCGCTTTCCCTGAGGGCATCGTGGCTGGAGGGGTTACCAATCCCATCATGCCCGGGGGGTATGCTCTGGCAG GGGCTGCAGCCTTCTCAGGGGCTGTGACCCACACCATCTCCACGGCACTGCTGGCCTTCGAGATGACCGGCCAGATAGTGCATGCACTGCCCGTGCTGATGGCGGTGCTGGCAGCCAACGCCATTGCACAGAGCTGCCAGCCCTCCATCTACGATGGCACCATCATTGTCAAGAAGCTGCCATACCTGCCACGGATTCTGGGCCGCAACATCGG CTCCCACCATGTGAGGGTGGAGCACTTCATGAACGACAGCATCACCACACTGGCCAAGGACACGCCGCTGGAGGAGGTGGTCAAG AGTCCCAGATCCTGGTGGGCATCATGCAGAGGGCCCAGCTGGTACAGGCCATCCAGGCTGAGCCTCCTTCCGGGGCTCCTGGACACCAG tgTCTCCAGGACATCTTGGCTGCGGGCTGCCCCACAAAACCAGTGA
- the CLCNKA gene encoding chloride channel protein ClC-Ka isoform X2, with protein sequence MEELVGLREGSSGDPVTLQELWGPCPRIRRGIRGGLEWLKQKLFRLGEDWYFLMTLGVLMALISYAMNFAIGRVVRAHQWLYGEIGDSHLLRYLSWTVYPVALVSFSSGFSQSITPSSGGSGIPELKTMLAGVILEDYLDIKNFGAKVVGLSCTLATGSTLFLGKVGPFVHLSVMIAAYLGRVRTTTIGEPENKSKQNEMLVAAAAVGVATVFGAPFSGVLFSIEVMSSHFSVWDYWRGFFAATCGAFMFRLLAVFNSEQETITSLYKTSFRVDVPFDLPEIFFFVALGGICGVLSCAYLFCQRTFLSFIKTNRFSSKLLATSKPVYSALATLLLASITYPPGVGHFLASRLSMKQHLDSLFDNHSWALMTQNSSPPWPEELDTQHLWWEWYHPRFTIFGTLAFFLVMKFWMLILATTIPMPAGYFMPIFILGAAIGRLLGEALAVAFPEGIVAGGVTNPIMPGGYALAGAAAFSGAVTHTISTALLAFEMTGQIVHALPVLMAVLAANAIAQSCQPSIYDGTIIVKKLPYLPRILGRNIGSHHVRVEHFMNDSITTLAKDTPLEEVVKVVTSTDVAEYPLVESTESQILVGIMQRAQLVQAIQAEPPSGAPGHQCLQDILAAGCPTKPVTLTLFSETTLHQAHNLFKLLNLQSLFVTSRGRAVGCVSWVEMKKAISNLTNPPAPK encoded by the exons ATGGAGGAGTTGGTGGGGCTGCGTGAGGGCTCCTCAGGGGACCCTGTGACTCTGCAGGAGCTGTGGGGCCCGTGTCCCCGCATCCGCCGAGGCATCCGAG GTGGCCTGGAGTGGCTGAAGCAGAAGCTGTTCCGCCTGGGCGAGGACTGGTACTTCTTGATGACCCTCGGGGTGCTCATGGCCCTGATCAGCTATGCCATGAACTTTGCCATCGGGCGTGTGGTCCGAG CGCACCAGTGGCTGTACGGGGAGATTGGGGACAGCCACCTGCTCCGGTATCTCTCCTGGACTGTGTACCCTGTGGCCCTCGTCTCTTTCTCCTCAGGCTTCTCCCAGAGCATCACGCCCTCCTCTGGAG GTTCTGGAATCCCGGAGCTGAAGACCATGTTGGCGGGTGTGATCTTGGAGGACTACCTGGATATCAAGAACTTTGGGGCCAAGGTGGTGGGCCTCTCCTGCACCCTGGCCACCGGCAGCACCCTGTTCCTGGGCAAAGTG GGCCCTTTCGTGCACCTGTCTGTGATGATCGCTGCCTACCTGGGCCGTGTGCGCACCACGACCATAGGGGAGCCTGAG AACAAGAGCAAGCAAAACGAAATGCTGGTGGCAGCTGCGGCAGTGGGCGTGGCCACAGTCTTTGGAGCTCCCTTCAGCG GTGTCCTGTTCAGCATCGAGGTCATGTCTTCCCACTTCTCTGTCTGGGATTACTGGAGGGGCTTCTTTGCGGCCACCTGCGGGGCCTTCATGTTCCGGCTCCTGGCGGTCTTCAACAGTGAGCAGG AGACCATCACCTCCCTCTACAAGACCAGTTTCCGGGTGGACGTTCCCTTTGACCTGCCTGAGATCTTCTTTTTTGTGGCGCTGGG TGGCATCTGCGGCGTCCTGAGCTGCGCTTACCTCTTCTGTCAGCGAACCTTCCTCAGCTTCATCAAGACCAATCGGTTCAGCTCCAAACTGCTGGCCACCAG CAAGCCTGTGTACTCTGCTCTGGCCACCTTGCTTCTTGCCTCCATCACCTACCCGCCTGGTGTGGGCCACTTCCTAGCTTCTCGG CTGTCCATGAAGCAGCATCTGGACTCGCTGTTCGACAACCACTCCTGGGCGCTGATGACCCAGAACTCCAGCCCACCCTGGCCCGAGGAGCTCGACACCCAGCACCTGTGGTGGGAATGGTACCACCCGCGGTTCACCATCTTTGGGACCCTTGCCTTCTTCCTGGTTATGAAG TTCTGGATGCTGATTCTGGCCACCACCATCCCCATGCCTGCCGGCTACTTCATGCCCATCTTCATCCTTG GAGCTGCCATCGGGCGCCTCTTGGGAGAGGCTCTTGCTGTCGCTTTCCCTGAGGGCATCGTGGCTGGAGGGGTTACCAATCCCATCATGCCCGGGGGGTATGCTCTGGCAG GGGCTGCAGCCTTCTCAGGGGCTGTGACCCACACCATCTCCACGGCACTGCTGGCCTTCGAGATGACCGGCCAGATAGTGCATGCACTGCCCGTGCTGATGGCGGTGCTGGCAGCCAACGCCATTGCACAGAGCTGCCAGCCCTCCATCTACGATGGCACCATCATTGTCAAGAAGCTGCCATACCTGCCACGGATTCTGGGCCGCAACATCGG CTCCCACCATGTGAGGGTGGAGCACTTCATGAACGACAGCATCACCACACTGGCCAAGGACACGCCGCTGGAGGAGGTGGTCAAGGTTGTGACCTCCACAGACGTGGCCGAGTATCCCCTGGTGGAGAGCACAG AGTCCCAGATCCTGGTGGGCATCATGCAGAGGGCCCAGCTGGTACAGGCCATCCAGGCTGAGCCTCCTTCCGGGGCTCCTGGACACCAG tgTCTCCAGGACATCTTGGCTGCGGGCTGCCCCACAAAACCAGTGACCCTGACACTATTCTCAGAGACCACCTTGCACCAG GCACACAACCTCTTTAAGCTGTTGAACCTTCAGTCCCTCTTCGTGACGTCGCGGGGCAGAGCTGTGGGCTGCGTGTCCTGGGTGGAG ATGAAGAAAGCAATTTCCAACTTGACAAATCCGCCAGCCCCAAAGTGA
- the CLCNKA gene encoding chloride channel protein ClC-Ka isoform X3, with protein MEELVGLREGSSGDPVTLQELWGPCPRIRRGIRGGLEWLKQKLFRLGEDWYFLMTLGVLMALISYAMNFAIGRVVRAHQWLYGEIGDSHLLRYLSWTVYPVALVSFSSGFSQSITPSSGGSGIPELKTMLAGVILEDYLDIKNFGAKGPFVHLSVMIAAYLGRVRTTTIGEPENKSKQNEMLVAAAAVGVATVFGAPFSGVLFSIEVMSSHFSVWDYWRGFFAATCGAFMFRLLAVFNSEQETITSLYKTSFRVDVPFDLPEIFFFVALGGICGVLSCAYLFCQRTFLSFIKTNRFSSKLLATSKPVYSALATLLLASITYPPGVGHFLASRLSMKQHLDSLFDNHSWALMTQNSSPPWPEELDTQHLWWEWYHPRFTIFGTLAFFLVMKFWMLILATTIPMPAGYFMPIFILGAAIGRLLGEALAVAFPEGIVAGGVTNPIMPGGYALAGAAAFSGAVTHTISTALLAFEMTGQIVHALPVLMAVLAANAIAQSCQPSIYDGTIIVKKLPYLPRILGRNIGSHHVRVEHFMNDSITTLAKDTPLEEVVKVVTSTDVAEYPLVESTESQILVGIMQRAQLVQAIQAEPPSGAPGHQQCLQDILAAGCPTKPVTLTLFSETTLHQAHNLFKLLNLQSLFVTSRGRAVGCVSWVEMKKAISNLTNPPAPK; from the exons ATGGAGGAGTTGGTGGGGCTGCGTGAGGGCTCCTCAGGGGACCCTGTGACTCTGCAGGAGCTGTGGGGCCCGTGTCCCCGCATCCGCCGAGGCATCCGAG GTGGCCTGGAGTGGCTGAAGCAGAAGCTGTTCCGCCTGGGCGAGGACTGGTACTTCTTGATGACCCTCGGGGTGCTCATGGCCCTGATCAGCTATGCCATGAACTTTGCCATCGGGCGTGTGGTCCGAG CGCACCAGTGGCTGTACGGGGAGATTGGGGACAGCCACCTGCTCCGGTATCTCTCCTGGACTGTGTACCCTGTGGCCCTCGTCTCTTTCTCCTCAGGCTTCTCCCAGAGCATCACGCCCTCCTCTGGAG GTTCTGGAATCCCGGAGCTGAAGACCATGTTGGCGGGTGTGATCTTGGAGGACTACCTGGATATCAAGAACTTTGGGGCCAAG GGCCCTTTCGTGCACCTGTCTGTGATGATCGCTGCCTACCTGGGCCGTGTGCGCACCACGACCATAGGGGAGCCTGAG AACAAGAGCAAGCAAAACGAAATGCTGGTGGCAGCTGCGGCAGTGGGCGTGGCCACAGTCTTTGGAGCTCCCTTCAGCG GTGTCCTGTTCAGCATCGAGGTCATGTCTTCCCACTTCTCTGTCTGGGATTACTGGAGGGGCTTCTTTGCGGCCACCTGCGGGGCCTTCATGTTCCGGCTCCTGGCGGTCTTCAACAGTGAGCAGG AGACCATCACCTCCCTCTACAAGACCAGTTTCCGGGTGGACGTTCCCTTTGACCTGCCTGAGATCTTCTTTTTTGTGGCGCTGGG TGGCATCTGCGGCGTCCTGAGCTGCGCTTACCTCTTCTGTCAGCGAACCTTCCTCAGCTTCATCAAGACCAATCGGTTCAGCTCCAAACTGCTGGCCACCAG CAAGCCTGTGTACTCTGCTCTGGCCACCTTGCTTCTTGCCTCCATCACCTACCCGCCTGGTGTGGGCCACTTCCTAGCTTCTCGG CTGTCCATGAAGCAGCATCTGGACTCGCTGTTCGACAACCACTCCTGGGCGCTGATGACCCAGAACTCCAGCCCACCCTGGCCCGAGGAGCTCGACACCCAGCACCTGTGGTGGGAATGGTACCACCCGCGGTTCACCATCTTTGGGACCCTTGCCTTCTTCCTGGTTATGAAG TTCTGGATGCTGATTCTGGCCACCACCATCCCCATGCCTGCCGGCTACTTCATGCCCATCTTCATCCTTG GAGCTGCCATCGGGCGCCTCTTGGGAGAGGCTCTTGCTGTCGCTTTCCCTGAGGGCATCGTGGCTGGAGGGGTTACCAATCCCATCATGCCCGGGGGGTATGCTCTGGCAG GGGCTGCAGCCTTCTCAGGGGCTGTGACCCACACCATCTCCACGGCACTGCTGGCCTTCGAGATGACCGGCCAGATAGTGCATGCACTGCCCGTGCTGATGGCGGTGCTGGCAGCCAACGCCATTGCACAGAGCTGCCAGCCCTCCATCTACGATGGCACCATCATTGTCAAGAAGCTGCCATACCTGCCACGGATTCTGGGCCGCAACATCGG CTCCCACCATGTGAGGGTGGAGCACTTCATGAACGACAGCATCACCACACTGGCCAAGGACACGCCGCTGGAGGAGGTGGTCAAGGTTGTGACCTCCACAGACGTGGCCGAGTATCCCCTGGTGGAGAGCACAG AGTCCCAGATCCTGGTGGGCATCATGCAGAGGGCCCAGCTGGTACAGGCCATCCAGGCTGAGCCTCCTTCCGGGGCTCCTGGACACCAG cagtgTCTCCAGGACATCTTGGCTGCGGGCTGCCCCACAAAACCAGTGACCCTGACACTATTCTCAGAGACCACCTTGCACCAG GCACACAACCTCTTTAAGCTGTTGAACCTTCAGTCCCTCTTCGTGACGTCGCGGGGCAGAGCTGTGGGCTGCGTGTCCTGGGTGGAG ATGAAGAAAGCAATTTCCAACTTGACAAATCCGCCAGCCCCAAAGTGA